The following are encoded in a window of Paenibacillus polymyxa genomic DNA:
- the lysS gene encoding lysine--tRNA ligase: MSDETTNQESQENREELSELLQIRRAKLDELRSLGIDPFGRKYIRTAEAGVLLSKYDSLTKEELEEKNIEVSIAGRIMAKRVMGKASFAHIQDLSGRIQIYVRQDTVPESKYKAFGILDLGDIVGVKGVLFKTKTGETTIKVLDIEVLSKSLYPLPEKYHGLKDVELRYRQRYVDLVMNPEVQKTFITRSRIIQSMRRYLDSLGYLEVETPTLHSIAGGAAAKPFVTHHNALDMQLYMRIAIELHLKRLIVGGMEKVYEIGRVYRNEGISTRHNPEFTMIELYEAYADYKDIMQLTENMVAHIAQEVLGTQHIQYQGQEVDLTPQWRRVSMVDAVKEVTGVDFSVQMSNEEAHRLAKEHKVSVEPHMTFGHILNAFFEQFVEETLIQPTFITGHPVEISPLAKKNEQDPRFTDRFELFVVAREHANAFTELNDPIDQRQRFEAQLLEREHGNDEAHEMDDDFIRALEYGMPPTGGLGIGIDRLVMLLTDAPSIRDVLLFPHMRNQQ, translated from the coding sequence ATGTCGGATGAAACTACTAACCAGGAATCACAAGAAAATCGCGAGGAATTAAGTGAACTATTGCAAATTCGGCGTGCCAAATTGGACGAGCTTCGCTCATTGGGCATTGATCCTTTTGGACGCAAATACATACGCACGGCTGAAGCGGGCGTACTACTGAGCAAGTATGACAGTTTGACTAAGGAAGAACTGGAAGAAAAGAATATTGAAGTTAGCATAGCAGGCCGTATTATGGCTAAACGTGTGATGGGGAAAGCCAGCTTTGCTCATATACAGGATCTTAGCGGACGTATTCAAATTTATGTTCGTCAAGACACGGTACCTGAATCCAAATATAAAGCATTTGGTATTTTGGATCTGGGCGATATTGTTGGTGTTAAGGGTGTGCTCTTTAAAACCAAAACAGGCGAAACGACAATCAAAGTGCTGGATATTGAGGTCTTGTCCAAATCCTTGTATCCATTACCAGAGAAATATCATGGGCTGAAGGATGTTGAATTGCGTTACCGTCAGCGGTATGTCGATTTGGTTATGAACCCTGAAGTACAAAAAACGTTCATTACACGGTCCCGTATTATTCAATCCATGCGTCGTTATCTCGATTCGCTCGGCTATTTGGAAGTTGAAACTCCAACATTACATTCTATTGCTGGCGGGGCGGCAGCGAAGCCATTTGTTACGCACCATAATGCATTGGACATGCAGCTTTATATGCGTATTGCTATTGAACTCCATTTGAAACGACTAATTGTCGGCGGAATGGAGAAAGTATATGAGATCGGTCGTGTTTACCGTAATGAAGGTATTTCGACCCGCCATAACCCTGAGTTTACGATGATTGAGCTGTATGAAGCGTATGCTGATTATAAAGATATCATGCAATTGACGGAAAACATGGTTGCACATATTGCGCAGGAAGTACTGGGCACACAGCACATTCAATATCAAGGCCAGGAAGTGGATCTGACGCCGCAATGGCGCAGAGTTTCCATGGTTGATGCTGTAAAAGAAGTAACAGGCGTAGACTTTAGCGTGCAGATGAGTAATGAAGAAGCTCATCGCCTTGCGAAAGAGCATAAAGTTTCGGTTGAACCGCATATGACATTTGGCCATATCCTGAATGCATTCTTTGAGCAGTTCGTAGAGGAAACGCTTATTCAACCGACCTTTATTACTGGACATCCGGTTGAAATTTCGCCGTTGGCCAAGAAAAACGAACAAGATCCGCGGTTTACGGATCGCTTCGAGCTGTTCGTGGTTGCTCGTGAGCATGCGAATGCGTTCACTGAGCTGAATGATCCAATTGACCAGCGCCAACGTTTTGAAGCACAATTGCTGGAACGTGAGCATGGTAACGACGAGGCGCATGAAATGGATGATGACTTTATCCGCGCCTTGGAATACGGGATGCCACCAACAGGTGGACTGGGCATCGGCATCGATCGTTTGGTTATGTTGCTGACAGATGCGCCTTCCATTCGCGATGTGCTGCTTTTCCCGCATATGCGTAACCAACAGTAG
- a CDS encoding TrkH family potassium uptake protein — translation MKRSVKLSRFASPPFILVIGYLLIIALGTLLLMLPVANHSGHAPHWIDSLFTSVSAACVTGLVVVDVDSTYTMFGETVILVLMQLGGLGFMTLATLFALLLGRRLSLKDRLLLKEAINADSMEGIVRIIRKVLIFSFTIEAIAAVVLALRWMREMPVGQAIYYGIFHSVSLFNNGGFDLFGTSFQQYAGDFVFNMIASVLVISGGLGFLVLSDLFDFRRTRRLSLHSKMVLSVSGVLIVIGALVIFIFEFTNARTLGALNWEGKVYGAVFQSVSTRSSGTSTVDISGLRQASQFFIMLLMIIGASPGSTGGGIKTTTFLLMVGALIAVMRGQKEIVFFRHRVPKDIMMRALTIIVLALFIFSIVVILLLMTEEAPFLSLAFEAASAIGTVGLSVGVTPGLSDAGKLIICVTMFIGRIGPLTIAYAIRPRSTKTLYRRPEGHIVIG, via the coding sequence ATGAAACGCAGCGTCAAGCTTAGTCGGTTCGCATCGCCTCCTTTTATATTGGTCATCGGATATTTATTGATTATTGCATTGGGTACTTTGCTACTGATGCTTCCTGTTGCCAATCATAGTGGTCATGCTCCGCATTGGATTGATTCGCTTTTTACGTCCGTCTCAGCCGCTTGTGTCACAGGACTGGTCGTTGTTGACGTCGATTCAACGTATACGATGTTTGGCGAAACCGTCATTTTGGTGCTGATGCAGCTAGGCGGTCTGGGGTTTATGACCTTAGCGACCTTGTTTGCGCTGTTGTTGGGGCGGCGATTATCGTTAAAGGATCGGTTGCTGCTTAAGGAGGCTATTAATGCCGATAGCATGGAAGGGATCGTGCGTATTATTCGCAAGGTGCTGATCTTTTCTTTTACCATTGAGGCGATAGCTGCCGTCGTCTTGGCTTTGCGGTGGATGCGAGAGATGCCTGTCGGACAAGCGATCTATTATGGAATATTCCATTCCGTATCCCTCTTTAATAACGGGGGATTCGATCTGTTTGGGACTAGCTTCCAACAGTACGCTGGAGATTTTGTTTTCAATATGATTGCATCTGTGCTTGTTATATCTGGAGGCTTGGGTTTCCTTGTACTTAGCGATTTGTTCGATTTTCGCCGTACCCGAAGACTGTCTCTACACTCCAAAATGGTGCTTAGCGTGTCGGGAGTGCTCATTGTGATTGGTGCGCTGGTTATATTTATTTTTGAGTTTACCAATGCACGAACCTTGGGAGCGTTGAACTGGGAAGGCAAAGTATATGGAGCGGTCTTTCAATCGGTCTCCACGAGGTCATCAGGTACGAGCACAGTCGATATCAGCGGGTTAAGACAGGCAAGTCAGTTTTTTATTATGTTGCTGATGATTATCGGTGCTTCTCCGGGCTCCACGGGAGGAGGAATTAAAACGACTACGTTCCTGCTTATGGTAGGTGCGCTAATCGCCGTCATGCGAGGACAGAAGGAAATTGTGTTTTTCCGCCACCGGGTCCCCAAAGATATCATGATGCGGGCGCTGACCATTATTGTACTGGCTCTATTTATATTCTCGATTGTGGTTATACTGCTCTTAATGACAGAGGAAGCCCCATTTCTCTCTCTTGCATTTGAGGCTGCTTCCGCAATCGGAACGGTAGGCTTGTCCGTAGGAGTAACGCCAGGATTATCTGATGCAGGCAAGCTGATTATTTGTGTGACCATGTTTATTGGTCGGATTGGTCCTCTTACGATTGCCTATGCCATTCGTCCACGCTCGACCAAGACATTGTACCGTCGTCCCGAAGGGCATATTGTAATTGGATAG
- the fabI gene encoding enoyl-ACP reductase FabI — protein sequence MAVLLSGKNILIMGVANNRSIAWGTAQSLAAEGAQLIFTYENERVAERVLKLVETIPGALVCPCNVQSNEELDALADFLKEKVGVLHGYFHSVAYAKAEDLDGLFVDTSREGFAVAQEISAYSLAAVSRRVYPLMTEGGSIVTMTYIGAERAIKNYNVMGVAKASLEASMRYLSNDLGTYGIRVNAISAGPIRTLAAYGIKDFNTMLKHIEETTPLRKTVDTSEVGDTALFLFSHLSRGITGEVIHVDAGYHITGM from the coding sequence GTGGCAGTACTACTGAGCGGTAAGAACATTTTGATTATGGGCGTGGCTAATAACAGGAGTATTGCCTGGGGGACAGCTCAATCTTTAGCTGCTGAAGGAGCACAGCTCATTTTTACTTACGAAAATGAGAGGGTTGCAGAGCGGGTACTAAAGCTCGTTGAAACCATTCCGGGAGCACTGGTCTGTCCTTGTAATGTACAAAGCAATGAAGAGCTTGATGCATTAGCGGATTTTCTAAAAGAAAAAGTAGGCGTATTGCATGGTTATTTTCACAGTGTCGCCTATGCTAAGGCTGAGGATTTGGATGGCTTGTTCGTTGACACTTCTCGCGAGGGATTCGCTGTTGCCCAAGAAATCAGTGCCTATTCTCTGGCTGCTGTATCCCGTCGAGTATACCCGCTGATGACAGAGGGTGGAAGTATCGTCACCATGACGTATATTGGCGCAGAACGAGCGATCAAAAATTACAACGTTATGGGTGTGGCGAAGGCTTCACTGGAAGCCAGCATGCGCTATCTGTCGAATGATCTGGGCACATATGGCATTCGTGTAAATGCGATTTCCGCTGGTCCGATACGGACCTTGGCTGCCTATGGCATTAAAGATTTTAACACAATGCTCAAACATATTGAAGAAACTACGCCCCTACGCAAGACGGTTGATACGTCGGAAGTCGGAGATACGGCGTTATTCCTATTTTCCCATTTATCGAGAGGCATTACGGGTGAAGTTATCCATGTAGATGCTGGATACCATATTACGGGGATGTAA
- a CDS encoding class I adenylate-forming enzyme family protein, which yields MLITHTDCRIISPEGVMTRERLERDVTIFSRMLTLRGIPEDGRVILKAANSYWFVVSLFSLCNIAVSVTVVDEQTVLDEVAQIYDEADACCILTDSDLELPHALVILIQDLIQEEAVHPDWVGEPKLEALDFSKWCERSDALILYSSGTTGKPKGIVKAGSAFMENIRHSIHAMNYLPSDHMLPVVPFSHFYGISLIFSWWLTSCSLIICNPKNLWSVIASITKDRATVVDANPSAFYTLLRMLNRKPEQLEMVKEAPVRMWCVGGSPLTQDLEEKFNNIFGQPLLNGYGLSELGNVTLGTLECPKGCGLPLPGVDLKILDSTGNQQADGIVGEVWIRSAGCMEGYLNRPDLTQSVLQDGWFKTGDLGYLDDGMLYVIGRSGKTVNRMGYMVSPVYIEDRIGSLGYRSCVITLEDEAKGTLLVAFIESDSSQVVPVLRKEMSQVLPSYMFPDLLLPLDHFPLNRNGKVDRLEMERVALEKAASRKA from the coding sequence GTGCTTATTACGCATACGGATTGCCGTATTATCTCACCTGAAGGAGTTATGACTAGGGAGCGTCTGGAGCGAGACGTTACGATCTTCTCCCGGATGTTGACGCTCAGAGGAATTCCCGAAGACGGTAGAGTGATTCTGAAAGCGGCCAATTCCTATTGGTTTGTTGTGTCTCTGTTCTCCCTGTGCAATATTGCTGTTTCGGTGACTGTAGTGGACGAGCAGACTGTGCTCGATGAGGTGGCCCAAATCTATGATGAAGCGGATGCCTGTTGCATCCTTACGGATTCCGATTTAGAACTTCCTCATGCTCTCGTTATTCTGATTCAAGATCTGATTCAAGAAGAAGCAGTACACCCGGATTGGGTGGGAGAGCCAAAGCTTGAAGCCCTCGACTTTAGCAAGTGGTGCGAGAGGTCAGATGCGCTCATTCTGTATTCTTCAGGTACGACAGGCAAACCCAAGGGAATCGTGAAAGCTGGTTCAGCTTTTATGGAGAATATCAGGCATTCCATACACGCCATGAACTACCTACCGTCTGACCATATGCTCCCCGTTGTGCCTTTTTCTCATTTTTATGGAATCTCACTTATCTTCTCCTGGTGGTTAACTTCATGTTCTCTCATCATCTGCAATCCAAAAAACCTCTGGAGCGTCATTGCAAGTATTACGAAAGACCGGGCGACGGTCGTAGACGCTAACCCCTCTGCTTTTTACACCTTGTTGCGTATGCTAAACCGAAAACCCGAACAACTGGAAATGGTAAAGGAAGCTCCGGTGCGCATGTGGTGCGTAGGCGGTTCCCCACTTACCCAGGACCTTGAAGAGAAATTTAACAACATATTTGGACAGCCCCTGCTGAATGGTTACGGCCTTTCTGAACTGGGCAACGTTACGCTGGGGACGCTAGAGTGTCCGAAGGGTTGTGGCCTACCATTACCTGGTGTGGATCTGAAAATACTAGATTCTACAGGCAACCAGCAGGCGGACGGTATCGTAGGCGAAGTGTGGATACGCAGTGCTGGATGCATGGAAGGTTATCTAAATCGTCCAGACCTGACGCAATCCGTTCTACAGGACGGCTGGTTCAAGACGGGGGACCTGGGCTATCTGGATGACGGAATGCTGTATGTCATTGGTCGCAGCGGTAAGACGGTCAACCGGATGGGCTACATGGTATCTCCGGTCTATATTGAGGACCGAATTGGTTCGCTAGGCTACCGATCCTGCGTGATTACCTTGGAGGATGAGGCTAAAGGGACATTGCTTGTCGCATTCATCGAAAGTGATTCCTCACAGGTCGTGCCTGTGCTCCGCAAAGAGATGAGTCAGGTACTCCCTTCATACATGTTTCCCGATCTTTTGCTTCCGCTCGATCATTTTCCTTTAAATCGCAATGGAAAAGTAGATCGTCTGGAGATGGAGCGTGTTGCTCTAGAGAAAGCTGCTTCTCGCAAAGCATAA
- a CDS encoding aldehyde dehydrogenase family protein, producing the protein MSINPELAENTLFLKRHESILKCLNYLIENRQEVMDILTQFSSYRAANAEIDSTILTLQGALQEVQTYQPSWQQSMAVFMPSNVILYSYALYLLIPSLYVENIDFRPSSHVNEYVNMLHEKLQAVHGLPIYIRKVSQKVFMENSVMPADIVVFTGSYTNAEKIKKQIRKDQLYIFYGQGLNPFIIGPDADLELAVTDVIRMRLFNSGQDCLGPDIILVHQDVSEHFKDLLIQQLDQLVFGANDDPNANYTPIFYKDTLYSVSEYFNTNDKFIIYGGGIDFRTKKMEPTVVYSELEQNLEIIEYFSPVFNVVSYQDDEQLIKRISSSYFSERAMGCSLYGSEHLTDVLRKKHTLTINQTLEDVDQGNKPFGGYGTMSNYIFYDFKLISKPILISEIVAEYLSEKRSLV; encoded by the coding sequence ATGAGTATAAATCCAGAACTGGCAGAAAACACACTGTTTCTGAAAAGGCATGAATCTATTCTGAAATGCCTCAATTATTTGATTGAAAATCGGCAGGAAGTGATGGATATTCTCACACAATTTTCATCCTATCGGGCTGCCAATGCAGAAATTGACTCCACGATCCTCACACTTCAAGGTGCTCTGCAAGAAGTTCAGACCTATCAGCCAAGCTGGCAACAATCTATGGCTGTATTTATGCCTTCCAACGTCATTTTGTACTCCTATGCATTATACCTCTTGATTCCGTCCCTGTACGTTGAAAATATAGACTTTCGTCCTTCTTCTCACGTAAACGAGTACGTTAACATGCTGCATGAAAAGCTTCAGGCTGTACATGGATTACCCATCTATATTCGTAAAGTTAGCCAGAAGGTGTTCATGGAGAATTCCGTGATGCCAGCTGATATTGTGGTGTTCACCGGAAGCTATACCAATGCAGAGAAGATCAAAAAACAGATTCGAAAAGATCAGCTCTACATTTTTTACGGACAAGGACTAAATCCTTTCATCATCGGACCTGATGCAGATCTGGAGCTGGCGGTTACCGATGTGATCCGAATGAGATTGTTCAACTCTGGACAAGACTGCCTAGGCCCCGACATCATTCTGGTACATCAAGATGTGAGTGAGCATTTCAAAGATCTGCTGATTCAACAGCTTGACCAACTCGTATTTGGTGCCAACGATGATCCGAACGCAAACTATACCCCTATATTCTATAAAGACACGCTATATTCGGTTTCCGAATATTTCAACACGAACGATAAGTTTATTATTTACGGCGGCGGCATTGATTTCCGTACAAAAAAGATGGAGCCAACGGTTGTATATAGTGAATTGGAGCAGAATCTGGAGATTATTGAGTATTTTTCGCCAGTCTTCAATGTAGTTAGCTACCAAGACGACGAGCAATTGATCAAGCGTATTTCCTCCAGTTATTTCAGTGAACGTGCAATGGGTTGCAGCTTATACGGATCGGAGCACCTGACTGACGTTCTGCGAAAGAAGCACACGCTGACCATTAATCAGACGCTTGAGGATGTGGATCAAGGTAATAAGCCTTTTGGTGGCTACGGCACGATGTCGAACTATATTTTTTACGATTTCAAGCTCATTTCGAAGCCGATCTTGATTTCAGAAATTGTCGCAGAATATTTGTCGGAAAAGAGGAGTTTGGTATGA
- a CDS encoding thiamine pyrophosphate-binding protein produces MTASFFPWDAIIGYLKSAGVQHLFGLPSDDLKIVSSLPSSGMDFILCKDQRNAVFMAAGYALTTNQMSVCVVGKGPALSNTLTGLLEAKNLGAPLLLLALGTGGDKLGTRSFQEADQISLVKPLVKWAYRVEHADRLVWAMERAAFLAINGAPGPVYIELPENLMDQPVPTGFQFTPPEKLSCSPSRRELDASWGIIENARRPLILVGGGMKSGTGDVIERFANQHGAALFATASGRGVVDEDHELFCGVAGLYTDLSLRQIWKESDVVITLGSRLEETATFEWDILLQDTPLIQVNVNLEDFAHEYRGIKVLGDGYAAVEQWLERRGQEPDGVWLETIRSCKQEAFSHRAIYLEELKKTPGIHVPELLDMIQTEFPENLVLLQENGLQDMWSYFYPYFRFAQGSLSIVPSDQTSLGFGAAAALGASVATQRPVVALVGDGAFNLFCSDFMTAVEYQIPLIYLVLNNGGYGWLQNQMNYKHLTGQSLPFVSEEAKTGIQIPQYEFVESLAIRSKGEAREQLQLAWQKYQENKLVIVEVYADLADVHEKISHVYGDFPLYEQQASKN; encoded by the coding sequence ATGACTGCGAGCTTCTTTCCCTGGGATGCCATCATTGGCTACTTAAAATCGGCTGGGGTTCAGCATCTCTTTGGATTACCAAGTGATGATCTCAAAATCGTATCGTCACTCCCCTCATCCGGTATGGATTTTATCCTGTGCAAAGATCAACGTAATGCTGTGTTCATGGCAGCAGGTTATGCGCTCACCACCAACCAGATGTCCGTGTGTGTTGTGGGGAAAGGCCCTGCGCTCAGTAATACACTCACAGGGCTGCTGGAAGCCAAAAACCTGGGCGCTCCGCTCCTGCTTCTGGCGCTTGGCACTGGCGGAGACAAGCTGGGTACCCGATCCTTTCAGGAAGCGGATCAAATCTCACTCGTGAAGCCGCTCGTAAAGTGGGCTTATCGTGTCGAGCATGCGGATCGGCTTGTATGGGCGATGGAGCGGGCTGCCTTTTTGGCTATCAATGGAGCACCAGGTCCTGTCTATATCGAACTCCCTGAAAACCTGATGGACCAGCCTGTGCCAACAGGGTTTCAGTTTACCCCACCAGAAAAGCTGTCGTGCTCTCCGTCTCGTCGGGAGTTGGATGCATCGTGGGGAATTATTGAGAACGCCCGCAGGCCACTCATTCTAGTCGGAGGCGGAATGAAGTCAGGTACAGGTGATGTGATTGAACGGTTTGCTAACCAACATGGAGCGGCCTTGTTCGCAACCGCCTCGGGACGGGGTGTAGTTGATGAAGACCACGAACTCTTCTGTGGTGTTGCGGGACTCTATACAGATCTTAGTCTAAGACAAATCTGGAAGGAATCTGATGTGGTAATCACACTGGGCAGTCGATTGGAAGAAACGGCTACTTTTGAGTGGGATATTTTGCTACAGGATACTCCTTTGATTCAAGTCAATGTAAATCTGGAGGATTTTGCACACGAGTACAGGGGTATCAAGGTGCTTGGTGATGGATATGCAGCGGTGGAGCAGTGGCTTGAACGGCGCGGCCAGGAGCCTGATGGAGTGTGGCTTGAAACGATTAGGAGCTGTAAACAGGAGGCTTTTTCTCACAGGGCTATTTATTTGGAAGAGCTGAAAAAGACCCCTGGAATCCACGTTCCTGAGCTGTTGGACATGATTCAGACGGAGTTCCCTGAAAATCTGGTGCTTCTTCAAGAGAATGGATTGCAGGATATGTGGTCCTATTTTTATCCATATTTTCGCTTTGCCCAAGGCTCTCTCTCGATTGTTCCTAGTGATCAAACGAGTCTTGGATTCGGTGCGGCTGCTGCTCTGGGAGCAAGCGTGGCAACACAACGTCCAGTAGTAGCACTTGTAGGTGACGGTGCGTTCAATCTCTTTTGTTCGGATTTTATGACGGCGGTGGAGTATCAAATACCGTTAATCTATCTCGTACTCAATAATGGTGGGTATGGTTGGTTACAGAATCAAATGAATTATAAGCATCTCACAGGGCAGTCCCTCCCGTTTGTTTCTGAGGAGGCCAAGACAGGAATTCAAATTCCTCAGTACGAGTTTGTGGAAAGTCTTGCAATTCGGAGTAAGGGAGAGGCACGGGAACAGCTTCAGCTTGCTTGGCAAAAGTATCAGGAGAACAAGCTTGTGATCGTCGAGGTATATGCTGATCTTGCGGATGTGCATGAAAAAATCAGTCATGTGTATGGCGACTTTCCTCTCTACGAGCAACAGGCTTCTAAGAATTAA
- the fabF gene encoding beta-ketoacyl-ACP synthase II, translating to MRRRVVVTGQGVVTPVGLNLTDFWNSLLEGKSGIGPVTAFDTADIPTKIGAQVTGFDPLQYMSKKEANKVAQFTQFALAAARQAVEQSKLVIDERNASRVGVIVGSGAGGLDVIEENFGKLTKLGPKRVSPYFVSSMMINSAPGEISIAIGAKGPSFAVVTACATGSNAIGEALRTIQYGTADVVVAGGAEANFSQLDLASFANIHALSRRNEEPQKASRPFDVDRDGFVIGGGAGVLVLEELEYALNRGATILAEVVGYGCTTDAYHITAPDPSGSGPAEAINIALQDGGLTPQEIDYVNAHGTSTPFNDRMEINAIQKVFGEHAPRLAISSIKSMTGHLMGGAGAVELIATVQSMIHSKVPPTLNCDNPEAPELNFVPHVYQEREVRAAISNSFGFGGHNVCLAVRKWEGE from the coding sequence GTGAGAAGACGTGTTGTAGTGACTGGACAGGGAGTCGTAACGCCGGTCGGGCTTAATCTTACGGATTTCTGGAATTCACTGTTGGAAGGAAAAAGTGGAATCGGACCTGTCACTGCTTTCGATACAGCGGACATTCCGACAAAGATCGGTGCACAGGTTACGGGCTTTGACCCATTGCAATATATGAGCAAGAAGGAAGCTAATAAAGTCGCACAGTTCACTCAGTTTGCTTTGGCGGCTGCCCGGCAGGCAGTGGAGCAATCAAAATTAGTGATTGATGAGCGGAATGCAAGTCGCGTGGGAGTTATTGTCGGCTCTGGAGCAGGCGGCCTCGACGTTATAGAGGAGAACTTTGGGAAATTAACAAAGCTTGGTCCCAAAAGAGTTTCTCCTTATTTTGTTTCCTCGATGATGATTAATTCAGCACCTGGTGAGATCTCCATTGCTATTGGAGCCAAGGGGCCTTCTTTTGCTGTGGTTACGGCTTGTGCCACAGGAAGTAATGCCATTGGTGAGGCATTACGTACGATCCAGTACGGCACGGCTGATGTCGTGGTTGCCGGTGGAGCAGAAGCCAATTTTAGTCAGCTTGATCTGGCATCTTTTGCGAATATCCATGCTCTCTCCAGACGTAATGAAGAGCCGCAGAAGGCTAGTCGTCCGTTTGATGTGGATCGCGATGGATTCGTCATCGGTGGAGGAGCAGGAGTCTTGGTGCTGGAGGAGTTGGAGTATGCTTTGAACCGCGGAGCCACCATTCTGGCCGAAGTTGTGGGTTACGGATGCACAACTGATGCGTATCATATCACGGCTCCAGATCCCTCTGGCTCCGGCCCGGCAGAAGCGATCAATATCGCACTGCAGGATGGCGGCTTAACACCGCAGGAAATCGACTACGTCAATGCCCACGGTACGAGTACGCCATTTAATGATCGTATGGAGATTAATGCTATTCAAAAAGTATTCGGGGAGCATGCCCCCCGTTTGGCGATATCGTCTATTAAATCCATGACTGGTCATTTAATGGGCGGTGCAGGTGCAGTCGAATTAATTGCGACTGTGCAGAGTATGATTCACAGCAAAGTACCACCGACACTCAATTGCGACAATCCTGAGGCTCCTGAATTGAATTTTGTGCCGCATGTATATCAGGAACGCGAGGTCCGCGCGGCGATTAGCAATTCATTTGGTTTCGGAGGGCACAACGTCTGCCTTGCTGTTCGCAAGTGGGAAGGGGAATAA
- a CDS encoding 3-hydroxyacyl-ACP dehydratase FabZ family protein, translated as MSEELIHIPDVLPHRYPFLLLDGVTGYETSQWAKGYKLVTWSEWFITDTNPYMPPMLIVESLAQLAAFAAIDKKGISYLTNLNGIRFHSLAKPGDRIDLYFEVIKRRRGYILGSGRASVGDRLVVEAEEIVSLDQ; from the coding sequence GTGAGCGAAGAGCTAATCCATATCCCGGATGTGCTTCCGCACCGGTACCCATTTCTTCTGTTGGATGGCGTGACCGGGTACGAAACGTCGCAATGGGCGAAGGGATACAAGCTTGTCACCTGGAGTGAGTGGTTCATTACTGACACTAACCCATACATGCCTCCTATGTTGATTGTGGAGTCGCTTGCACAATTAGCGGCATTCGCTGCGATTGATAAAAAAGGCATTTCATACCTGACTAACCTCAATGGAATTCGATTCCACAGCTTGGCCAAGCCTGGAGACCGAATTGATCTCTATTTTGAAGTGATCAAGCGTCGGCGGGGCTATATTCTCGGAAGCGGTCGGGCTTCCGTAGGGGATCGATTGGTGGTTGAGGCGGAAGAAATTGTTTCACTGGATCAATGA